The sequence below is a genomic window from Hyperolius riggenbachi isolate aHypRig1 chromosome 7, aHypRig1.pri, whole genome shotgun sequence.
tttgcatatttagtggtagtgcattgtgggtaaccacaaatgttcatttataactgaattattgcaaatttccttctgttttaagaaggcaattacaccaagctttgctttttttagtaggagggcttttttagtcccttttatccccctatacattcctagtagtttgggtcaccctgagctgcttggttactcttttaGAAGCAAAAACACCTAGATAAACCTGACATTATACCTCACACAACAGCAGTAAATTAATATTGTGGCTTTGCTAGTCATACTTTTGGAACAACCCAGAACAAAAGGCAAAAGCCAATTGGTGGTAAGCATGAGGATAACAAATGGCCACCTGTGGTTCACAGACTTCTGATCCTTTTACAGACTTATCTGATGCATCTGATGCATCACAGAAATATACTTTTGAGTTGTTTGCGTAGTTTTTTTATCTATGTTGGAATCTCCCTTtaacattaagtatttttttcttttaatcagatTCTATGTGACAAGGAAATACAGCGAGCCACAGGAGCACTTAAGTGGGAGGAGAAAGACACTTCTGAGAATTTGGCAAATGCCGTGGCCCACAGCCGATTCCACAGTCCTCTACGTCTGTTTGTCAAGCAATCAGCTCTTCAACGACAAGGTCAGCTCTCCTACTTCGACACCACGGAACACTTCTGGAACTGGCTTGCAAATATCACAGACACCCAAGAGTCCCTAGTACGAACTAAGCGTCGGCCCATAGTTAAAACGGGCAAgttcaaaaaaatgtttggctGGGGGGACTTCCACTCTAATATTAAGACCGTCAAGTTAAACCTACTCATCACAGGCAAAATTGTAGACCATGGAAATGGCACCTTTAGCGTTTACTTTCGCCATAACTCTACGGGGCTCGGGAATGTCTCCGTAAGTCTGGTCCCACCATCCAAAGTGGTGGAGTTTGAACCTTCTCCCCAGCAGTCCACTCTGGAGAACAAAGATGTCAAGTCCTTCAACTGCCGGATTGAGTATGAGaaaacagacagagccaagaaGACTGCTTTGTGCAACTTTGACCCTTCTAAAATCTGTTACCAAGAACAAACCCAGAGCCACGTGTCCTGGCTTTGCTCCAAGCCCTTTAAAGTTATTTGCATATATATTGCTTTTTTCAGCATTGACTATAAACTTGTGCAAAAAGTGTGCCCTGATTATAACTACCATAGTGAGACTCCCTATTTGTCATCTGGCTGAAAGACTTGCATTCATAAAACTATCATAATCCATTAACAACTGTCAGGGAAGACcttatatatatattctacaaATGCTATTTCTTTACCTGGTGGTAACAGTCAATGTAACTGTGTTAGACTTACATAATATCTTTTTGGTTTAGTAATGTTCAACTGTTTTTGTAGCTTTGATGTAGGCAGAACCATTCAGGGAGTGCAGATAACTTCTACAATAGCCACAGACATTGTGGAAGAATTGTGCTTTGAAAATCTGCTGGTGATCAGTGTTTTGCAAGTTGGCTTGGTGGGCTATGCTCTGGCACCCACCCAAGTAGTCTACTTTGTCATACATTCAAGACTTTAGATGTGTTCACAGTACAACTTACGGACAGGGAACCCGCAAAACAGGTTCTAGAGGCTTTGGTTGTGGACCTGACCAACAGGTGGAGCGCCTGTGATCCAAGCCATGACAGAGGAAGCATTTGGTATAGTGACTCAAGGATGGTCGTCATTTGCCTAAAGCAACTGAAATATCAGTCCTTATTTGATGTTCTGATGAAAGTTACTCTTATCTAATATAATCAATGGTCAATGTTTAAAAATagttttattcatatttttgGGGGCAAAGGACAAGAATGCCATAGTTTTCAGTTGCagataatttattttaaaaaagttatttataaaatAGAAGTATCTCAGAAAATGCTACCAACCAGTCAGCAAATGGCTTTGGCTGAGTAAATCCAAGCAGAAGTACCCATACATTTTCAGaagaaatatgtgtgtgtgtgtgtgtgtgtgtaggggagggggggggggggattaaaaagaTAAAGGAAGCAATGTCAGTGTACATTTGGTTAGATAAAATTAAATAGGGAGTCTGGGTGTTGATGAAACTACGCACTTGGTTAAGATTTGTAGATACCCTGTTTCCCCGAAATTAAAGCATCCCCGGAAACTAAGTGCTAGCAggaatttcgagcatgctcaaaatataagcccttcccgcgaaagtaagccctagccgtAGTAAGGgggaaaagtatggcaacttgtgttattagTACTGGAGCCAACAGTCTCACGGACAGTACCATGTCATTATCATTGGGCCAATTACTGCAATTGCCACTattcagcgagtgcagtgattgtctCAATAACAGATCCATGGTCCCACCTTggagaccatcggctccagtagaaacacaagttgccgtacttcttccccataggctgaagcttgAGGACACAGCGGCATGGAGCTACGGGGCAAGAGAAGGAGGCATGGGGACATGGGAGGACACCGGACACCAGAAGGACATGGGGACAGTGGAAGACTCAGCGAAGGACATAGGGGAAcataggacacaggaggacaggggataaAGAGGGACAACAGGAGGACAATGAAGGTACAAGGGGGAACACAGGGGtaaacaagaggtggatccagtagAGAAGTAGgctgcacagtggggaaggcaggaggacacacagcacaggaacttgtgtgttcatagaaatataaaacATCCCCTAAAAATAAACCCTTTTGGAACAAAGATTGATATAATAACTATTTTAATTTTCGGGGAAACGTGGAAGGTGACcacttggaaaatgtaaactgaaggACCATATAGGATAACACAACACTACATTAAGATGAAGATTGAAGAATTGTACAAGACTCTTGGCAGTATTTGGTAAAGTCACTCCTGCTCTCTTTGGTCACTGCGTCATTGTTTAAGGTGCGTGTGTTCTTATTTCATAAAGCAATAAAAATATAGCCTGTAAAatgcagtcaggggcgtagctacaactCACTGGGCCCTATAGCAACTGCTATGCCTGCTATCCCTATTCCTATGCCCCTGGCAGCTGTGAAAGGGGAGCAATGGGGTGACTTTGTGTTTTTTCTCGCTGTAAGCCCAGGACTTATCCGCTATGGGTAATATCTGTTCAACGCCTCTCCTAAATTATTTGTCTGAAATATAATTTCTCATTTTAATTCCTTATTTCCTCATTTTATTTCCTCATTTCAAAAGTAGAATTTACTGAAGAGAGGAACTAGATGAATTTGGCTGTGGTTGTGTagatttaaagtaaatctgatgtgaaaataaatgtatgagataatgaattgtcggTGTAGTGCAGCTAggaaaaagaacattagtagcaaagaaaagagttttctattgttttccagtacaggaagagttaaaaaacatcagttatctatgcaaaagagctattcGACCCCTCGGTCCTgtcttctgatgtatttaaacaGCCAACAAACAGTAAGGGctgtttgaaaagctcttgctaatgcaatgctatgggggatttgtaTAAAATCACATGGCTCAGGTGGTATCAcacccacagcattacattagcaagagcttttcaaatcacaaagtgctcagaaatgcCTTAGTAACagcctgctagtgggttccaggccttacagatAGCTGGAGataatgttttactgcagggaagttcaaagggtcattatttctgtatGTGTATTCTAAACATGCAATTGTGACAGCAGGgggcaatgttatttaaaaaaaaaaaaaaaaagctatataactgaaaataaaaatatgagactcttttctttgctactaatgttctattcattatctatattacacatgcaattcactatatcatactttttttgcttcaggtttgctttaagaggcCCTGGTCgtccaaaaataataatatacaggtagtccccggttaacaaacaagatagggactgtaggtttgttctttacTTGAATCTGTTCTCAAGtcagtgccatctctgtcccctgtaccaactctgccccctgtgcctccagtgtccccctctgtgcccccctgtgcctccagtgtccccctctgtgcccccctgtgcctccagtgtccccctctgtgcccccctgtgcctccagtgtccccctctgtgtcacctctgctctctgtacctcctctgtgccccctgtgcctccagtgtccccttctgtgtcacctctgccctctgtacctcctctttgCCCCCTGTACCttcagtgtccccttctgtgtcacctctgccctctgtacctcctctgtgcccccctgtgcctccagtgtccccctctgtgtcacctctgccctctgtacctcctctgtgcctccagtgtccccttctgtgtcacctcttccctctgtaccttctctgtgccccctgtacttccagtgtccccttctgtgtcacctctgccctctgtaccgcctctgtgcctccagagtccccctctgtgtcaactccaacctctgtacctgcttacataagtttaaaagccattttttctttgaatttttttaaaattgattgtctcaaaaactacaagtccaatttgaaaaacaaaatttttacttgttcccattgaAACACAGAACCCATGCCCTTCGTactggcgggtcgttcgtaagtcgggtgttcgtaagtcACGGACTACCTGTAGAGGGTTAGTAAGACTACATCTGAGCAATCTTACCATCCCTAAATCGCCACCCCCTGAGTCTCTTGCTTGTGAGGGGACTGCTTTGTGGCCCCTCCTTTCCCCTGTGCCAACCCTTAGtagaggtgcccatacacggtgcaATCAAATAGTTAAATGTTtccatttattcaaccaaaacgatcgaatAGAGAAGATATTGAAAACAGGATCAGTTATTGAATGAAAATACTTGCTGCAGTGGTTCATTGATGCTGATCCCCTTATTACTGATATGCAGGAGGAGCCAGCTCAGCCTGCCTGTAGGTCATGAACCTTTTGATCATGTGTGCAGCTCAATAACATCAGTGATGTGCTGTGTACAGCGAGTGGGAGGGTACGACTGCCCAACCCACTTATCCCCACACCTCCATACTGAAAAAGAGCTAGTACCATAGTTATTAGTCGTTAGGCGTGGATTCAGCAAGGTAATCAGCCACACCCGCTTCGCTATGCTGACCACATCAGTCACTATGGCGAttgcatgttaaaaggagggcatGGATGCTGATTGTAGCAGGGGAGAGTGAGCAGGCACATGAACAATAGCCGTAAGGATGGCGTAAACTGCTGCACCAGGTATttctaaagaggagctgtcagccatactatctcagaaaaaaacaaaacacatacataagtagataaatacatgctctacttacataacatatgtattgtactgtccacgttttgattttagtgatttttgtacAGTAAAAAAACAGAGAAAATACTTCTTtgcatttcccattttagctgtggctattttgaagccaatcctgatgtaatttcctcctttcctcctctagctgatttgcccgcccttcactatagaaagtgtattgtctcagcatgagaaatattggccaatcagagaggaacagaggtgtgggaggggaaaacaggagggaaagaggctttagcaattcaggttgcattagttaagtttgaggggaagtagagaagcaaaaaaaaaagaaccacccagcatgccctgcaacttccttttttgtttactaaattttgtgtgtaccaaataagagtccggtaaactggggaataatcatttatcaacaagaaaaataataatgattttaacttttagattgcctggttagcatccttattacttgtttaccatataaataaagaattgattttttttatgttatgcccaacagttacactttaaataaaaaaaaagtactctcCTAGTAAAAGCATTAATAAAACTTGTAAATGAAGTGAAactttaaaaacaagaaaaatattttctttttcacgTGTGTACTCTTTGTGGTAGGTGTAATACAATAGAATGGTATTTtcgaaataaaaaacaaaaaacacaaagtcAACAGGAGCCCAGATGGTGTAGCACATTAGAGTGTAGTAAACATAAGCAGATTGAGAATTGGTACTCACAAAATAaggttttaaaggaccactatcatgaaaaaagtaggcagttaaaatcagacagaaccgacaggttttaagccagtccatctcctcatgcgggattctcagggttttcttagttttcttttcaacagcatttcctgaacagcagttgcaatgtctaactgacaaaatagtgtgcaagtgagcagGGAGGATGGCTGGTgtcttactgttttggcagttaaactgctgtccaggaaatgctgttgaaaacaaagaaaaccctgagaattccccatgaggagatggactggcccaaaacctgtcggttctgtcagattttaactgcctacttttttcgccatagtggtcctttaagttggctaataaatggtatcatcccgattcCAAACTTCTTACAAAATAAGGTTGCAATAGGGGCAACTAACCCATAAGGCAGGTGGAGAGTGCAACCCTATACACCGCACCCAAGTGTGCCCCAGCTGTATCTCTAAGCCGAGCATTGAGCGCCTTGATACTCGGCTTAGTGATATAGCTGGcactagggatggttaatgagatgcaaatcatttcacgttgatgcagcattatgcatattttgcatgcaaatttttacaacTTGAACATGAAATAATCAGATCCTGCTgacgtaacatttgattggcccattttcaagttgcatatatttgcatacaaaatttgcataaacatgCATCAATTAGAAATTGACCTTCCCTGGCCGGCACTGATCTTTGGCCTGAAGAAGTGACTCCTACGTACTCACAAAACGCGTTGCCGCAGTGCAGATTAAAGTTTCCAGATTTCACATTGTTCTTTGTGTCGCCTTTGAGGTAAGCCGCAtcttacttatttattttattggttttaatACACTTTATGACATTTGGGCACCTCTTTCTATCTGTTCACTCTGAGCATCAAGCGTGTTCTTGCCGTCTCATAAAACCatctgttaaagcggatccgagatgaaaatctaactataacaagtaacttgtctatatatcttatctaaagtttagatagtttacacagcaaatctagctgcaaacagcttcaatggtttataattatttattcctgtaatacaatgagggcagcaatgttctgtttgtcacaggctaagggctggagatgctatcagcttgcctgtgtgtaatgtgacaaattcaatctcctctcctcctccctcctcccctctgcctctgaaatctctggctaataaccccctcctcctcctgcccagactgagctcccataagcccttgctacagtgccaaggcactctaaaaagctgtgggcgaggcttgtttagtttatagggaaatagagtattaaaatgaaacaaaaaaagtatttggcttgaggatgaggaatgccctataaactatatgaaaggaacacaattatgcaatgagtaaaagattattttttcagatccactttaataactTTTTTATATGCACTCTGAAACACATCATAAATTCCTAAGTCGTATATTACTGACCGTTGTAGGAACATTTTGATTTAGCTAATAACAGAAACAAACTGTCTGAAATCTATGGGTACCTGACTGTgccagtaatgctgggtacacacaatgctatttcctATCTGATCGATTGGAATCAGGCGATTATTTCCGTCATGTCGGATCTGTTCTAGTCTGATAACGAGATTGATTTTCTAAAGTTGTCACAGGAAAATGGATCCTGTTATTGATCGGGAACAGTTTGGACATAttcacacgatgcaacttcctgtcagactACCCGTCAATCgaacaggaaattgcatcgtgtgtacccagcataaagcagttctctgattggctgatatATGCACATCTGCACTTTGCAAGCACCTAGCCCAGAGAAAATCCACCGCAGATTTCTGGTAGGGGGGAAGCATTTTCCAGACGCACTCCAAGCTCTGCAATGTATCACTATACCTATAGAGTACGCCCCCTTTCTATTTTCTTATATATTACTGGAAGATATCTTTCTGCAGTGTATAACTCTGTTCATTTGCCATTATCGCTGTACAGCTTCAAGGAATAAATGCAGAAAAGACTGTATTGTCTgattatgaaggaaaattaaagtattattattattattattattactactattattattattattactactattataTGTCTCATCAACATTTGTGGCAAAGAAAAAATAACTAAagaacttaaaggacatctgtcgtAAAAATCTTGACATTTAaattacatgtaaacatatacaaataagaagtacgtttcttccagagtaaaatgagccataaattacttttctcctatgttgctgtcacttacagtaagtagtagaaatctgacattaccaaaagattttggactagcccatcttctcatagggggttctcagggttttctttatttttaaaagcacttagtgaatggcagttgctccgtccaactgcccaaataagtgtgcagcgagcggggaggctggccagaatttttgtataaatctttttcagggaatgtctttaaaaaagaataaaggccatgctgagaatcccccatgaagagatggactaacctaaaacctgttggtaatgtcagatttctattgcctattgtaagtgacagcaatataggagaaaagtcatttatggctcattttactctgcaaaaagcgtactccttatttgtatgttttaaattttaacatttttgcaacagttcctctttcaacaaaaacaagaaaaaaaaacttgaacaGGAACATatgaatatatactgtatatatatttatattttttttattctatagaGAGTACCTTTAAAGGGAGAGTACacctgtgttaaagagaacctgagcagGTCAAGATGGTTAATAAAAAGCTTCCTACCTGATGGGaggctggccggatcaggtagcgTCCATTTCAGCCTCTCTCTGCCGCTCCTATGTGCGGCAATTCTTTACTTTCGTTTTTGAGACCTGCAAATGCAGCTTGAGAGCACAGAGGAGTGATtagtatggagggggggggggagagaggcggGGAGCCGGCAGAGGAGAGCCAGTGAGAGACAACTAGTAGGCGGGGAAAGGGGCGTTATGTAGGAGTTTCTCATCTGCAAGGGATGCCCCTCCCCATTACTCTGCCGACAAGCTCCTTGTCACCAGATAAGGGGGGGCTGGCACGGGACAGACGGGGCTGTCAGCAGAGCggagggcacacagaggcatgttgtgagaaagcgcggtggagccgccgccatgaaccagcggcgggcggctccttccgcatatggcaGCAactcacacggagaggcagccgcctcctcacatCTTGAGGCGGCTACCTCCGTGAATCAGCCAGCTGAGAGCGGCgtaaccgccgcgctggatgcggcgattagccggcaggtccccgctgcggagacaccgcagagcggggctgtgctggttgggactcgtagtccctcaagattcagagtgacgcgcgcgcgcgcactcagacaaacTTTATGACACcagggaagagtcagctgaccaggctgatcagctgaccatagcttcacttcccattggtccagcaatcagggaggtgctgggggacacctaatgtgtatatatactgctggctgtccattcatctggtgtctggcgttgcgttcacatacgtgggagcacccagatccgttagtcagatccttaagtgtgccgggaccggcTGGAgccgtaatcctacacttagttagagattgatagctaaagtactagtttgattgtgattatttgttatgactcttgcctgcctcgactattctcctgaactctgaccttgtacctcgttatatctgatactctgttgccgaccccggctcgtaccttgactccgcctttgcctactgattttgtaccccgatatctctgatacctcgttactgaaccctgcctgtaccttgactccgcctttgcctactgattttgtaccccgatatctctgatacctcgttactgaaccctgcctgtaccttgactccgcctttgcctactgattttgtacctatctgtctgtgtgtatacgacctggcttgtccgacctcgagaaccgacctcacgattggaggcggttccccgtcctgttagtgatactcccgcctgagtgtcactttcggactttccttcccactgtcagtctgactcctcccgtcttggagagctcagacctgcgggaggaatctgtgcagttctccttgctgcactgaggcttgtcctctgtattactgttgcaccaatcacaacactctacccaggtgaccagaggttagctagtatatcggattatcggtgatactgcagatcacatataatctggtatacgtctgtatttcccgtgatactgcagatcaccggtaatcagacctctctgtgcttcaccgagcgttacagaacgccagaccacaaaaacgatggaatcacgcactgatcctctgactgtgcttgccacttcggtggataacattcaccaagcactgggccagcacaaagccttaattgatgccttatcaggctctgtgaaaaccctacagacatcagttgattcagtgcgatcccctcctagtgatgacatacgtatgcctgtaccagataagttttccggccacaagtctgacttccggaatttcaggagtagagtgttgtcatatttcgagttaagaccccgatcctcggggactgagacccaacgggtcatttttattaaaactttattgactggagactcccagtcttgggcctaCAATTTGCCTTCCACCGATActgccctgacctcggtggaggagttctttaaggccatggccataatctacgacgaccctgaccttgctgcgtcctcagagcggaagctcaaacttttacggcaaggcagaggttcggtcgaggattatgcggcggagttcc
It includes:
- the NXPH2 gene encoding neurexophilin-2 — protein: MELPLFYLFLAKCLLHLILCDKEIQRATGALKWEEKDTSENLANAVAHSRFHSPLRLFVKQSALQRQGQLSYFDTTEHFWNWLANITDTQESLVRTKRRPIVKTGKFKKMFGWGDFHSNIKTVKLNLLITGKIVDHGNGTFSVYFRHNSTGLGNVSVSLVPPSKVVEFEPSPQQSTLENKDVKSFNCRIEYEKTDRAKKTALCNFDPSKICYQEQTQSHVSWLCSKPFKVICIYIAFFSIDYKLVQKVCPDYNYHSETPYLSSG